One genomic segment of Tripterygium wilfordii isolate XIE 37 chromosome 9, ASM1340144v1, whole genome shotgun sequence includes these proteins:
- the LOC120005381 gene encoding glycerol-3-phosphate acyltransferase 5-like → MECSSSPSVVSELEGALLKDPDHFSYFMLVAFEASGLIRFALLLILWPVIRLLDVLNMGDAGLKLMIFVSTVGVRESEIESVARAVLPKFYMDDIDMDGWRVFCGHERRFVFTKMPRIMVERFVKEHLRADEVVGSELVVNRFGFVTGFVNGDINSHISGRISKLCVDGKPALGLGKPSSSSSILNLCNEQLHPPFMMTTKKQQDHQILRPLPVIFHDGRLVKRPTPSTALLILLWMPLGILLAFIRITIGFILPMSVIPYVSRIFGGKIIVKGKPPAPPTDGNSGVLFVCTHRTLMDPVVLATVLQRKIPAVTYSVSRLSEILSPIPTVRLTRIRHVDAEKIKGELSKGDLVVCPEGTTCREPFLLRFSALFAELTNSIVPVAMNYRVGFFHATTARGWKGLDPIFFFMNPRPVYEVTFLNQLPVEATCSSGKSPHDVANYVQRILAATLGFECTNFTRKDKYRVLAGNDGTVSYTSFVDQVKKVVSTFKPCLH, encoded by the exons ATGGAGTGCTCATCTTCACCATCGGTTGTTTCAGAGCTTGAAGGAGCTCTATTGAAAGATCCCGATCACTTCTCTTATTTCATGTTAGTAGCGTTTGAGGCTTCAGGTTTGATTCGATTTGCCTTATTATTGATTCTTTGGCCTGTGATTCGGTTGTTGGACGTGTTAAACATGGGTGATGCCGGTCTTAAGCTCATGATTTTTGTTTCCACCGTTGGTGTTCGAGAATCGGAGATTGAATCGGTGGCACGAGCAGTTTTGCCTAAGTTTTACATGGATGATATTGATATGGATGGATGGAGAGTGTTTTGTGGTCATGAGAGAAGGTTTGTGTTTACTAAGATGCCAAGGATCATGGTGGAGAGGTTTGTGAAGGAGCATTTGAGGGCTGATGAGGTTGTTGGGAGTGAGCTTGTGGTGAATCGATTCGGGTTCGTCACTGGATTTGTTAATGGTGATATCAACTCTCATATCTCCGGTCGAATCTCGAAGCTGTGTGTTGATGGCAAACCTGCTTTAGGGTTGGGAAAGCCTTCTTCAAGCTCATCCATTTTAAACCTATGCAAT GAACAATTGCACCCCCCATTCATGATGACTACCAAAAAGCAGCAAGACCATCAAATCCTCCGTCCACTACCGGTGATCTTCCATGATGGCCGCCTTGTCAAGCGCCCGACACCCTCCACCGCACTCCTAATCCTTCTATGGATGCCATTAGGCATATTACTTGCCTTTATCCGCATAACTATCGGCTTTATACTTCCAATGTCTGTGATACCATATGTTTCTCGTATCTTCGGAGGCAAAATCATCGTAAAAGGCAAACCACCGGCGCCTCCGACCGATGGTAATAGCGGCGTCCTCTTTGTGTGCACCCACCGGACATTAATGGACCCCGTGGTCTTAGCCACCGTGCTCCAACGCAAAATCCCAGCTGTCACATACTCCGTTTCTCGATTATCCGAAATCTTATCCCCAATCCCTACCGTCCGATTAACAAGAATCCGCCATGTGGATGCAGAGAAAATCAAAGGCGAGCTCTCCAAGGGTGATCTAGTGGTTTGTCCTGAAGGAACAACTTGTAGAGAGCCGTTTTTGTTAAGATTCAGTGCACTTTTCGCTGAATTAACCAACAGCATAGTCCCGGTCGCAATGAATTATAGGGTAGGATTTTTCCATGCAACTACTGCCAGGGGTTGGAAAGGTTTGGATCCAATATTCTTCTTCATGAACCCTAGACCAGTCTACGAGGTGACGTTCTTGAACCAGTTGCCGGTGGAGGCGACTTGCTCTTCCGGTAAGAGTCCACATGATGTTGCAAATTATGTTCAGAGAATCTTGGCTGCCACGTTAGGGTTTGAGTGCACAAACTTTACAAGGAAGGATAAGTATAGAGTACTGGCTGGAAATGATGGAACGGTGTCGTATACTTCGTTTGTTGATCAGGTTAAGAAGGTGGTGAGCACTTTCAAGCCCTGTTTACACTAA